One stretch of Pseudomonas sp. NC02 DNA includes these proteins:
- a CDS encoding sigma-54-dependent Fis family transcriptional regulator: MLAVNSKDHVDCVSRVVRNADRLPQAPVPSLIFDSWRRSMEQHHLDPGSLQGPRILTSTLLKECRERAELFMRIASEEVGQIHNRVRHADYCVMLTDAQGQTIDHRVDAGIRNDCRKAGLYLGTCWSEAEEGTCGVATVLTSKAAVTVHKRDHFRAAFIGLTCSAAPIFDPQGNLLGVMDASALKSPDDRRSQHLVRQMVAQSARAIENAFFMHSARQHWMLQAHSTPGYVDSQPDMLLAWDQDGRLQALNSKARQALRLRFGQLPEHIGEVFDLDALRAVTDQSTQQLHWLGEPGALQVRVSAPRRKAARATVSSSHQVDPRVEEHLRLAVRVKDRNLPVLVQGETGAGKEVFARQLHERSARRDGPFVAVNCAAIPENLIESELFGYVAGAFTGASSKGMTGLLLQADGGTLFLDEIGDMPLALQTRLLRVMAEGEVAPLGGAKTRAVDIQVICASHRDLAALVSAGSFREDLYFRLGCARFCVPPLRERMDKLALINRLLEQEARHSGVAVGIAAAALESLLGYAWPGNVRQLRHVLAYACAVCDGGTIQLADLPVEVRGNAVAVETSESVSPERQLVLDALIRHRWKPLAAAQALGISRATLYRRVNQLGIDMPGKH; encoded by the coding sequence ATGCTCGCCGTGAACTCCAAGGACCATGTCGACTGTGTCAGCCGCGTGGTACGCAACGCCGACCGCCTGCCCCAGGCTCCGGTGCCGTCGCTGATTTTTGATTCCTGGCGCCGCTCCATGGAGCAGCACCACCTCGACCCCGGTTCACTGCAAGGGCCGCGCATCCTCACCAGCACCCTGCTCAAGGAATGCCGCGAACGCGCCGAACTGTTCATGCGCATCGCCAGCGAGGAAGTCGGGCAGATTCACAACCGGGTGCGCCACGCCGATTACTGCGTGATGCTTACCGACGCCCAGGGCCAGACCATCGACCATCGTGTGGACGCCGGCATTCGTAACGACTGCCGCAAGGCCGGCCTGTACCTGGGCACCTGCTGGTCGGAAGCCGAGGAAGGCACCTGCGGCGTGGCCACGGTGCTGACCAGCAAGGCCGCGGTCACCGTGCACAAGCGCGACCACTTTCGTGCGGCGTTTATCGGCCTGACCTGCTCTGCCGCACCCATCTTTGATCCCCAGGGCAACCTGCTGGGCGTGATGGACGCCTCCGCCCTGAAATCGCCGGATGACCGGCGCAGCCAGCACCTGGTGCGGCAGATGGTGGCGCAAAGCGCGCGGGCCATCGAGAACGCGTTTTTCATGCACAGCGCCCGGCAACATTGGATGTTGCAGGCCCACAGCACGCCCGGTTACGTCGACAGCCAGCCGGACATGCTGCTGGCGTGGGATCAGGATGGGCGGCTGCAAGCCTTGAACAGCAAGGCGCGGCAGGCCCTGAGATTGCGCTTCGGGCAGTTGCCGGAGCATATCGGCGAAGTGTTTGACCTGGACGCGTTGCGCGCCGTGACCGATCAATCGACGCAGCAGTTGCATTGGCTCGGCGAGCCGGGGGCGTTGCAGGTACGGGTCAGCGCGCCGCGGCGTAAGGCTGCACGTGCGACGGTGTCTTCGAGTCATCAGGTAGACCCGCGAGTAGAAGAACATCTGCGCCTGGCCGTGCGGGTCAAGGACCGCAACCTGCCGGTGCTGGTCCAGGGCGAAACCGGCGCCGGCAAGGAAGTGTTTGCCCGCCAGTTGCATGAACGCAGCGCCCGTCGCGACGGACCCTTTGTGGCGGTGAACTGCGCGGCGATCCCGGAAAACCTGATCGAGAGCGAACTGTTCGGCTACGTGGCCGGGGCATTTACCGGTGCCTCCAGCAAGGGCATGACCGGGCTGCTGTTGCAGGCCGATGGCGGCACGTTGTTTCTCGACGAGATCGGCGACATGCCGCTGGCGTTGCAGACGCGACTGCTGCGGGTAATGGCCGAAGGTGAAGTGGCGCCGCTGGGCGGGGCAAAAACCCGGGCGGTGGATATCCAGGTGATCTGCGCCAGCCATCGGGACTTGGCGGCGCTGGTGAGTGCTGGAAGCTTTCGCGAGGATTTGTATTTCCGGTTGGGCTGTGCGCGGTTCTGTGTGCCGCCATTGCGCGAGCGCATGGACAAACTGGCATTGATCAATCGGCTTCTGGAGCAGGAGGCGCGGCACAGCGGTGTTGCGGTCGGGATCGCGGCAGCGGCGCTGGAGTCGCTGCTGGGTTATGCCTGGCCGGGGAATGTGCGGCAACTGCGGCATGTGTTGGCGTATGCGTGTGCGGTGTGCGATGGCGGGACGATTCAACTGGCGGATTTGCCGGTGGAAGTTCGCGGTAACGCGGTTGCGGTGGAAACATCGGAAAGCGTCAGCCCGGAACGGCAGTTGGTGCTGGACGCACTGATTCGGCATCGATGGAAGCCGCTGGCGGCGGCGCAGGCGTTGGGGATTTCCAGGGCGACCTTGTATCGGCGGGTTAACCAGCTGGGTATCGACATGCCCGGCAAGCACTGA